ATCCAAACAGGTGCCATTGACCCCCTTGGTTTTCTCCGCAAACACGGTCACTTTTCCGGGGGCATCCAGCCGCAGCAATTGAATGTCGTCGCCCTTGCCGAAGGCGGTGAAGTAGAGTTTCTTCCCAGCCGGATCGTAAGTCGGTCCTTCGAAGAAATAGGGGGCTTCGTATTCGACGGTTAGTTTGGCACCGGGCTTCGCCGTCGGGGGGAATCCCGGATCTTGGGCGGCCAGCATTCCAACCATCATCAGTCCCATCAGCAGTGTCACTGCCCAGCGAATCATGCCTATCCCTCCTCGGTGAATCGCAGCGTTACACGGATTGTGACGTGATTTTCCGCTGGAGTCCAGCATTCGTTTTGCAACCGTCCCCAACGAGCAGGGGACGAATTCCCGTCCAATTGATAAGCTGTTTGCAAAGCGGTGACGCACCGACGATCCTCGAATAGGTGAGCGAACATGCGCGTTGTGATGGGGGCCGACCACGCGGGCTTTGAATTGAAAGAAGCACTCAAGCCATTGGTGGAGTCGCTTGGCCACACGGTGGTTGATGTGGGCACCCACGATGAACAGCCGGTGGATTATCCGGATTTTGCCGAAGCGGTTGCCCAGGCAATTCGCGGCAACAGTGCGGATCGAGGCATTCTTGTCTGCGGGTCTGGGGTGGGAGCGTGTGTTGCTGCCAATAAAATCCCCGGAATTCGCGCCGGGTTATGTCATGATGTCTATTCCGCGCATCAAGGTGTGGAACACGACGATATGAACGTCTTGGTATTGGGTGGCCGTGTGATCGGACCTGCGGTCGCCAGCGAACTCACCAAGGCATTCTTGGCGGCCATGTACAGCCATGTCGAACGCCATCAACGCCGATTGGACAAAGTCCACGCCTTGGAACAACGATACAGTCGGTCGGATTCCTAAGAGGATCGGTCTGCCATGGGACGCTATTTGATCGGCATCGACTTGGGCACCACCAACAGCGCTCTGTCGTATGTCGATTTGCAATCTCGACCACGCGCGGGCGCCGTGGTCCTGCAATCCTTCCCCATCGTGCAGAAACGCTCCGGCGGCGAAACCGGCCCCAAGGATCTGCTCCCGTCATTCTTATATCTGCCCGGCGAACACGATTTGCCCCCCGGAAGTGCCGCCCTCCCCTGGAACGCAAACACTCGCGAGATCGTCGGCGAATTTGCCCGCACGCAAGGGGCCCGCGTCCCCGGTCGATTGGTCTCCTCCGCGAAATCCTGGCTGTCGCATACCGGCGTCGATCGAACCGCCGCACTCCTGCCTTGGGGTGCCCCGCCGGAAGTCCCCCGACTCTCCCCGTTGGAAGTCTCCACCCGATATCTCAAACACCTTGCCGACGCTTGGAATCATGCGCCCGGTCGATCCAGCGACGATCGCCTGGAAGAACAAGCCATCGTCCTCACAGTCCCCGCATCATTCGACGATGTCGCCCGCAGCCTGACCATGCAAGCCGCTCAACAGGCCGGCTACAAGCAGGTCACCCTGTTGGAAGAACCCCAAGCCGCCTTCTATTCGTGGCTTGGAATGAACGCCGTCGAAGAAACCGCCCGCATGAAGCCGGGCATGCGCTGTCTGGTCGTCGATGTCGGCGGAGGCACCAGCGACTTTTCCCTGATTCGTGCCGATGAAGCCCAAGGCGAACTCAGCTTCCACCGCGAAGCCGTCGGCGACCACCTGCTCTTGGGTGGCGACAACATGGACTTGGCACTGGCCCGATTCGCCGAGACGCAACTGAAAGCCAAGCTCGACGCGGCCCAATTCGCCAACCTTGTCCAACAGTGTCGCCAAGCCAAAGAGCAACTGCTCGACCCCGCCGGCCCTTCGGAAGTCTCGCTCACCATCATGGGGCGCGGTCGCTCCGTCATCGGCGGCAGTCTGCATACCACGCTCACCCGCGATCAACTGCAAACGGTGCTCTTCCAAGGCTTTTTCCCGAATGTCCCCTGGTCGGCCGAGCCACAACGGGCCACCCGTGGCGGACTTCAGGAAATGAGCCTGCCGTATGTCGCAGATCCCGGCATTTCCGCACATTTGGCCCAATTTTTGCGACAACATTTGCCCGCCGATCCGATCACCGGCAAACCCGTGCCGCCCGATGCGATTTTGTTCAACGGCGGCGTCTTCCAGCCAACCCGACTCCGCGAACAACTCATCGAGGTGATGCGCCCCTGGTTTGCCGACCGCGAGACACCCTGGGAACCGCTCGTGCTCGCCAACCCGTCGCTCGATTTGGCCGTCGCCTGGGGAGCGGCCTATTTCGGCTGGCTGAAACATACCGGCGGCAAACGCATCGGCGGCGGCATTCCACGCTCCTACTATCTGGCCGTCGGCGGCGAAATCCCCAACCCGCCCGATCAAGAATCGCCCGAACGCCTTCTCCCCACCGATCGTCAAACCGTCCTCTGCATCGTGCCACGCGGATTGGAAGAAGGCCAAATCATCTCGCTGGGATTACCAGTGCTGGAATTATCCATCGGTCGCCCCGTGTTATTCCCACTGTATACCTCCACCGTGCGTGTCGATGACCGCCCCGGCGATGTCCTGGCCGTCGCCCCATCCCAACTGCTCGAATTGCCCCCACTGTTCACCCAACTGCGGGGCGGCAAGCGCGCGGGAATCAAACAGGTGCCCGTCACCCTGGAATCCCGTACCACCGAAATCGGCACCCTGGAATTGTTCTGTGTCGCACAAGATGGCGGCAATCGCTGGAAACTCGAATTCAACGTCCGCGACATTGTCAAAGAGGCCCCCGCACGCGCCGCCAATGCCGAGGATGCCCCCGATCCCGCCTCCACGCTCGTCGATGTCTTTCCCGAAGCACTCGTCGAAGCGGCCACCCACGCGATTCACGGCTGTTATCACGCCCTGCCAGATGCCCCCAATCCCGCGGATCTGCCCAAAGTGCTCGAATCCGCCCTGGAATCGTCCCGCAACGACTGGCCCAGCGCACTCTGTCGCCGACTCGTCGAAACACTCCTAGAAGTGGGCGAACATCGACGCCGATCCCTGGCCCACGCCAACCGATGGTATCACCTCCTGGGCTTCACCCTCCGCCCCGGCTACGGCGATGCACTCGACCGATTCCGCGTCGAATCGCTCTGGAAACTCCTCAACGTCCCCGCCAAGCCCGGCACTCCACAAACCGTCAGCGAAGGCGGTGCCGATTATTGGATCATGTGGCGACGCGTCAACGGCGGCTTGAACACCGCCTTGCAGCAACAATTGGCCAACCGACTCCGCGCGGCGTTGGTGCCCAGCAAAGGCAAATCGCTCGCTCGCCCCGCCGCCAACGAATGGGCCGAAATGTGGCGCTGCCTCGCCAGCTTGGAACGACTCGATGCCCGCTTGAAAGAGCAATTCGCCGAGCCGTTATTGCGATTGCTCCAACGCCCACCGGTGCCGAACTTCGTCTTTTGGTGCCTCACCCGACTCGGTGCCCGCCGCCTGCTCTACGGCCCACTCAACACCATCGTGCATCCGCAAATCGTCGAAAATTGGCTGGATCAAATCCTGAGCTTCCAGCCCAGCCACGATACCGAACGACTCGCATTCCAATTCTGCCTCGCACAAATGAGCCGCATGACCGGCCAACGCGCACTCGATATCGACGACTCCCACCGCCAAAGCGTACTCGCGCTGCTCCGCAACCTCAACGCCAGCGATGACTGCATCGCCATGGTCGAATCCGTCGTCGATACCGATTCCGACCAATCCCAACTCTTCGGCGACGCCCTCCCCATCGGCCTCCGCCTCCTCCCCTCCGCCGGCTAACCCCACCAGCAAACGTGGCCATCGGGAGAAGAGTGCGATGGGGGGTGGTGGAGTACGGTGGAGTGTCGCTGACAAGGCCGCCGCACATGGAGATGACAGGCTATCCGCACGTGTATACGACAGGAGCTCGGCCCCTGAGGATAACAGGGGCTCTGCCCCTAGCCCCCGGCCAAGGGACTGGCAGCCCCTTGGCGAACCCCATCTTCACTCGCCTTGGCCCAGCCGAGGCCACGTTCGCTGCGGTCGCTGCGGTCGCTCCAGAAGGGGTGCTCGCCGGTGGTGCGGATCGTCTCGCCGACGACGGTGAGGTGCAGCACGCGGGTGTAGCGCGTGAAGACCTCCTCGATGACGCGGGCTTCGATCGGGGCGTGCGGATCGTGCTCATCGCGCGAGTAAACCAAGTCGCCAGGCTGCAGCGTTTCGACGGTGCGGTAGCCACTCCGAAAAACGCAAGTCGATGCTCCTCGGCATCAAGTATCTGGTCTTTGGCTTTCTCCGATTACAACGACTATCGATCGTCAACTGGGTCGAATTCATTCACTCGAAAGTATTAATTTGCATACAAACCCATCATCACAATGTATACAGCACGACACAGAAAAAATATTCACGAAAATGATCGGAACTTACGTGAACTTTTCAAAAAATGAGCTGGTGGGAGAATCGTTGATGATAACTCGCCTGAGATCAGGCGAGAAAGAAATTCGGGTGTCGACATATGATATATCTCTGTCATCGTATCTCGTGAGGCTTGAAGCACTATTGGCCACTTGTCTGGATCGCTGTCAGTTTTCCAATACAGTCGATCTGATTGGACTGTGACTCCGAATGGAAATAACCCACCTTTTTCTGGCCAAAGAGAATATGGAAACTCGATTCGCAATTCAGCACTTGTGAGATCCTTGATGAACTCTCGTTCGCCATCAAGGATTTCAAACGGTGCAATTTCAATATCATATACAGGAGGAAAAAATCCTGGTCCAAACAAAATCACCCACTCTCCCCATTCACCGAGACCAAACGAATCAACAATTTTCTTGAACTCAACAGGGAAAGTGATCCCAGAACGAGACTCAACTGTACTCCATTCTCGTTGATTCAGAGGGCTCAGGGGAGGTTTAACGATATCAAAAAGATTAATGAAGCTCATGACCCCATTTCCTTCTAGGATTCTTATTGAATATGAAAATTATGGAGTCACCCTCGTTGGATTTCGCCGCAAAAAACACATCTTTAACATATACGGCACAAGTTCAAAATTTTCATAGAGCACTCTTACATTGTAATGGACAGTATCACCTGCCGTTAGCAGACGCTTTACCGCGTTCTCAACTTTCTTCATCATGCTGTTATTGGTTGTTTTATGAAATAACTGATTAACGCCGCATAGTTTAGAGCCTAATCCTCCAAGTACATTCGCCAAAAGATGGCCTTTGGCATGTCCCACAGATGAATCGTAGCCAGGAGGTGTATAGGTTGCTGGCGTTCCAGCCCTTAACACAGATTTGTCCAGATAAGCGTTCACTTCATTCGCTCTGCCGAGGCTATCTACAGGAAAATCAAGAATACAATCTGCATGATGCGCCCAGACGGCCCAGCCCCACTCCTCACATCCGACGAAGTACGTGTGCCATTCCGAGACTCGGCAGTTGGAGACGACCGGCATCATCGGCGGGTTCTTCGGATGCGTCAATCGTCAGCCATTCGCCGGGGGCGGTCAGCAGTCGATCGCCGGCGACGGTGAGGTGCAGCACGCGGGTGAAGCGCGTGAGCCATCATGTCATCGGAGGTAGTTTTGGTGTGACGGTAGATGTGCACAAACATCAGCCCCATTTGGTACGGATCGGGGCTGACTTCGCTGAACTACTTCGATCGCTCCTCAGTCCTTCTGCAACGCAATTCAAGTGGAACTAATTGTTCCATCCGGATGCATCCAAAAGTCGTTGCCCCAGTACAATACATAAAACCCACCCTCGATCCACTCTTGGTGCCGCTCATCCTCATTGAGTTCCGCAAGCAACTCCGGGTCTGATCCGGCAAGCAGCCGTTCACGAAACAGGTGATTGGGCCAGTCGGCGATGCCGATCATGAACTCCGGGAGCGCGAAGTACTGCACCTGAATTGTACCGGGTGTGAAGCCGATGTCCGCAGACCAACGCGAGCGGGCATCGAGAATGTGTTGCACTGAAAACTCACTTTGTTGGCTCTGTGGCCATGCTGGGTCGATCATGGCAGGAATGGGCAGTATCTCATGCCGTAGATAGGTGCCGTCAGCCGAGAAGAACACGCCCAACTCCGGACCGACTGGGTACGGCCCTGGCTGACGGAGCCCACGTTGAGGTGGTAATCTACCTAGAATTGCCAGACTGCCATCAGGGAGAGTACCAGGCTGATATTGCAGCCAATCCAATCCGCGAAATGCAATCGGGTAAAGGCGGCCTGGCGTATAGTTGGTCATCTGCGGAGTCATGAAACATCCCTCACATTGTTGTCCGTGCTGTTAACGGTGGGAGGCAGTCCAACCACCATAGCCTTGTTCCTCGATTTCGTCCCATGTCCCGTCGGCTGCACCCGATTCCTGGTGAAGATTCCAACCATCGCTGCGAACAAGACCCCGCAGAACGACTTCGGCGTTATAATATCCAGTGGGCAGTTTATCGACCTCGGCGGTGATGCGAATGCCCAGCGGAAAGCCATTGGTCACGAAGGACTTCGCAGTAGGTGTCGTGGCCGAGTGATGCGGTAAGTGGCCCACCGCACCCGTGAGGCTGCCGTATCGCTGGTTGTTGATGTTATCCGCAGCGTTAAGTTGTTTGCCTACGAACACCGACCAACCTGCTGCGACGTTCCCACTGCCACTGCAGTCCGGAGATGGGCGTTTTGCTTGACATCTCCCATTCGACGTTGACGCTATTTCTACTCGTTGACAGGAGGAATGTAGGCGCCGGGGATTTTGTACTTGTTAAAGTGACCGATTTTGCCGATCGGTTCATCGTTCTGGAAAACGAGCGGAACCCGCCCACCCTTGGATGGATCGACGTACAAAAACTCGATACCATGCCCATATTCGCAATCAGCAGACGGAGGCAGTCCCAACTTGGGACCAGCATTATCGATCCACCAGACATCGTCTACATCTGGCCGCTCGATTGTTGTTAAGACATATGCCGCGTTAGACTGAGAGGCAAACGTGATGATCAATTGTTCCCAGCGTTCTTGCCGATCTCCCTTTTCATGCGTTGAATGCCAAAATACAGTGCGGCTTGGAGTATCACTGTGATAAAACACACCCCACACCTCCATGAAACTTGCTCGAAGTGAAAGGTTGATATGCTGACCATCTGACAGAAGGCGAGCCAGTTCAGTTCGCCACTGCTGATAACTCGCCTCCGATAGACGGAGGTGACCAGCCGTTTTATCAATGATGATGGGTCGTTGGGATGGAAGCAGACGTACATTAGAAGTAGACAATATCACATCTGCATCAATCGCCTCAATTGCCCCTGCTGGAGTCAACGATTGACCGAAGTCTGGGTATAAATGGTATTGCAAGTGAGATCCCATCTTGATCGTCCTTATTGAGAACAATAATCACTCCGATTCCCAACAAACTGCTTACTTCTTTAATCAGTCACTTCCCAATCATCAGGAAAAATTTCTGGCGCGATCGCAGGGTCTTGCATCCCATATCGCTCGCCTCTGAATGTGAAGTAATGTACTATTTGCTGTGAGTCCGTAAATCGCGTCGAGAGGCCAAGGTCAGCGATTTCAGCCTGAACATCGAAATGACTAAATGGGATAGATAGTTCTCGGTAAATGTCTGAGACAGCGGTTCGTGCTGTCTTCCCGCCGAAGATAACCTGTACAGCAAGCGCTCGCGCCCTTGCGACAATCGCATGACGAATGAACTGGACTTTCTTGCCAGTCAGACTGATCCCAATCTCAAAGCTTTGTGAACTGCTTGAGAAGTCGATCTCAATCCAATTCGTGCCATCTGCTCGATAGATACCCTCCGCATAACGAACAATCTGCGAAGTCGAGAATCGTCTTGCTCGTTGCTTGTAAAGACCACCGATATTCGACGCAGGCCCGTCAGATCGGGCCTCTCGATCTTGTTGATCACTTCGGACTGCTTCAGCGATTTCTGCTGTTGAGAACTGCTGCAAGGTGCCAAAAATATCTCGCACATACCTATCGATCTGAACATTGGGCGGACGACGATTGTTTTCAACAACGATCCAATCTCCTCCCCTTACATGCTCGACCGTGTACGCATGAAGCGCCCAGACGGCCCAGCCCCACTCCTCACATCCGACGAAGTACGTGTGCCATTCCGAGACTCGGCAGTTGGAGACGACCTCATCATCGGCGGTTTCTTCGGCTGCGTCGATGGTGAGCCACTCGCCACTTGCTGCGAGCAGCCGATCGCCGGCAACGAGTTCACTCGCTTTGGCCCAGCAGAGGCCGCGTTCGCTGCGGTCGCTCCAGAACGGATGCTCACCGGTGGTGCGTCTAGTGGATCAACGATGTCGATTTCCAGGGCTATTCTTCTGCTCCAGCCTGAAAATGACTTCGCTATACCCCGCAATTCGACGTTGTCGGTCCACTACTTCGATGGCCAAAAGGACGTTGTCGCGACAAAGGACCGTTGTTCTTTTCGGGGAGGATAAACGAGTTGCTTCAATCATGCCGAACGAAGATTCGGTGATTCCAATGCCTCGATTGCTGAGATGATCATCGGGATGACTTCATTTGGCTCATCGGTTTTCATTTCATGAACTCCGAATGGCGAGGACCACACTTTGAATGGAACTGCAAAGCTGAAGTGGCCATGAACCAAACGTGACGACAGAATCGCATCATGAATTTTCAGCTCGCTCCAGCGTTGGTTTTGGTGGCGAGTGGAATCATGCTTGAATCTGAGCGATCACGATCTCAATAAACAGGTCAACTTCCCAAAGCTCGGATTTTCCGATCCGTGTTCCGTGGGGAAGTCTGCCTCCCCGCACGAATTCCACAGCTGCTCCCTGCTTTGCTCGTCGCACCCGGTTGTCTCAGATCCTCAGATTCGCCCCAACCATTGCAGCGAGGAGGGGTTAGGATTCGAGGTAGACAGCGCGGGCGCAGGATTTGCAGGTGGTGAAACGGCCCGCTTCGAGGTCCATGATTTGTTGGCCGGTGAAGCCTGTGTGGCAATGACCACAGGCACGATTGCGGACGGGGGCGAGGGCGTTTTCGTGATAGGATTGGACGAGTCGGGCAAGTTGAGAGCGGGCATCGTCGGGGAGTTTGGCCTCGGCGGTGGCGAGTTCGGTCTCGGCGGCGGCGACTTCGGCGACGAGTCGTTGATGGCGAGCTTTGGACTCGGTTTCCGTGTTGGCGAATTGGTTGCGGGCTTCGACGAGTTCGGCTTCGAGTTTGGGTAAATTGGCGGTATCCGCCTCGAGTTGCGTGAGTTTCTCGAAGATCGAATTTTCGAGTTCATCGATCCGCGCTTTGGCGGTGGCGATTTCGGTCTGTTTCGAGGTGTATTCTTTTTGGTTGCTGACGGTATCGAGTTGCTGTTCGAATTTCTTCGCTTGGGCGGAGAGCATCTTGAGGGATGTCTCCATTTCGTGAATTTGCACTTTGAGTTTCTTCAAAGCGTCTTGAGCATTCTTGAATGCTTGTTCTTGGTTGGCGAGTTTCGTCTGATGGATTTTGAGCGTGCGGGGACCGCGTTCGATTTCGCTTTGCAGGTTTTTGATGAGCCGGCGCAGACGATGAATCTCACGGAGCACCGGGGAGAGTGAGGCCATCCCGGAATTCCTTTCGCGTTAGCACGAAGAGGGCACAGAGCAACCGCCCTGGGTGCGGGAGTGCAACCAGGGCGATTTGCCAGAGATTAACGACGGATTCCGTCGAGGAATCCTTCGAGCTGGCGGCTGCGCACAGGGTGTTGCAGCTTTCGCACGGCTTTGGCTTCGATTTGACGCACGCGTTCGCGGGTCACTTTGAAGATTCGGCCGACTTCTTCCAGCGTGTAGGTGTAGCCGTCGCCCAGACCGTAACGCAACTTGATGATTTCGCGTTCGCGGTAGGTCAGCGTCTTGAGCACCGAGTCAATTTTATCTTTGAGCATTTCGTTGGTCGCGGCTTGCACCGGCGACTCGACGCCCTGATCTTCGATGAAGTCGCCGAAGTAGGAATCTTCGGATTCGCCCACGGGCCGATCCAGGCTGATCGGGTGGCGGCTGATCTTCAGCACGCGCTTGGTTTCTTCGTAGGAGATGCCGGCTTCCTTGGCGGTTTCTTCGATGGTCGGTTCGCGGCCCAACAGTTGCAACAACTTCTTGGAGACGTTGCGCAGTTTGGACATCGTTTCGATCATGTGCACCGGAATGCGGATGGTGCGGGCTTGATCGGCGATGGCTCGGGTGATGGCCTGACGAATCCACCAAGTCGCATACGTCGAGAACTTGTAGCCTCGGCGATATTCGTACTTATCGACGGCTCGCATCAGCCCGGTGTTGCCTTCTTGGATGAGATCCAGGAAGCTCAGACCGCGATTGCGATACTTCTTGGCGATGGAGACGACCAGCCGGAGGTTCCCGCCGGAGAGTTCGCGCTTGGCTTGTTCGTATTCTTGGAAGCGTTCTTGCATCGATTGGACGCGCTTCCGGAGCGATTCCGGTTCTTCCAGCGTCATCATCATCAGATCGTACAATTCCCGTTCCAGATTGCAGCGATCGTCTTTGGCTCCGCGGATGTTGCGGAGTCGTTCGATCTGCATGACCAGTTCGTCCATGCGAGCCGAGATTTGCTCGAGCTTCTTCATGAGCGGCTGGACTTTTTGCGTGCGGATCGACAATTCTTCGACCAGCGTGACAGTCTTGCGGCGGCGGCGTTTGAGGGCCAGGCGCAGTTCATCGCGTTGGGCGTCGCTGGTGGCGGGGTCGATGAGCTTGGTGAAGTCTTCGACGTTTTGTTCCATCAGCGGTTCGAGCGTCCGCAGGTTGTGCGGCATGCGCTGAAGGATCTTATCCTTTTCCAGGTTTTCGGTTTGCGACACCTTAATGGTGCGATCGAACGGCAGTTCTTGGCGATCGACGCGCTTGAGCGTATCGACCACATTCCGCAGGGCGTAATCGCATTCAAGAACGCGACGACGGAACTTGCGGCGGGTGCCTTCGATTTTCTTGGCCAGGTCAATTTCTTGCACCCGATTCAGGAGCGGAATTTCGCCCATCTGCGTCAGGTACATGCGGACGGGGTCGTCGATCGAGCGACCGTCGCCTTCATCCATGTAGGCCAGATCGACATCGCGGAGCAGATCGTCTTCGACCAAGGTCGGGTCACGGTCTTCTTCGCGTTCCTCAGACTCGGCGTCTTCGGTAATGGTGATCCCGTTTTCTTCGAGGATCTCCATAATCCGATCGAGCCGATGAGGGTCGATGGTGTCGGGCGGAATGAGCGCATTGACCTGATCCCAGGTCAGATAGTTTTTGCGCTTGCCCAGTTCGATCAACGCCTTGAGGCTTTCGTCGATCTTTTCCATCCAAACCCTCCTCACCTCAAAAAAGCGGAGTGGAGCCACGCGAACAACCAGTCCTTCAGCGGCGACGGGGCCATCCCGACCGAGGCGGTTGCGAGTCAAGTTGCTCGCGGCGACGATGAATCCGTACCCTTGCTTCGAGCCTGCACAGCCTTCAGCAAGTCCAATGCTTGTTGATGATCCGTGGTGTGCGCGAGTTGATCGCGCAACTGCCGTTTGGTTTGCACGGTCCGCCGCTCGGTGAACGCCGCCAAAATGCGGGTCAACCAAGCATTGCGGTCATTCACCGTCCGACCGACATCTTGCAGTTCCAGCGCTTTGGTCGCCAGAGCCGGGTGATTCAGTCGCGGTCGCAGGGCATCCAGATCGGGGGTTTCCCCTTCTGCATGCAGTGCATACAGTCCTTCTAACAAGCGTCGCAATCCGGGGTGGGTCATTTCTTCCAGCGGCAGTTGCGCTGCGGCGATCCCCACCAGGGACGGCTCGGCAAGCAGAATTTCGAGTAATTGCCGTTCCAACATCGGAGCGGGGCCACCGGATTGACCGGCCGACCGGGTGATGGTCGATGCGCTTCCGTGGGGATCGACAGGTGCCCCTTCCGCGAGACGGGCCTCGCGTTGTCGGCGTGCGTCCTTCAATTCCCCAAGTCTTGCCCATATTGTTTCTTCGCGCAAACGAAGACGATGAGCAATTCGTGTAATTAACAATTCTTGCTTGACACGTCCGGATTGTCCGGTCACTTCGGGCGTAAGCGCTAAAATCCCTAAAATCGCATCGACAACACGACGGGTCGATTCGATCGAATCATCTTCTTTGGAAAGAAGCCGATTCATCTTAAAGTCCAGGGCATCAACGCTTTCCTGGAGTGCTTTTTTGAATGGGTCTGCTCCGTGAGCCACGAGCAGATCGCACGGATCCATTCCATCGGGTAGCGTGGCAATTTTGAGTTCCACGTCTTGGCTGATGAAAATCTCCAAGGCGCGGTCCACACCGGTCATCCCACCGGCATCGGCATCGAACACCAGCACAACTCGGGGCACAAATCGCCGTAACTGGTTGATGTGGCGGAGGTTCAGTGCCGTCCCCATCGTCGCCACCACTTGCGGCACGCCCATTTGATGCGCCATCAGCACATCGGTATAGCCTTCGACCACCGCGAGATAACCTTCGGCAGCGCCGGCTTGTCGGGCATGGTCCAGACCGTAGATCAGTTCGCTTTTGCTGAACAGCGGCGTTTCTGCCGAGTTATAGTATTTCGGCCCTCGGCTGGCATACGGAGAATCTGGAAGAATTCGCCCACCAAATCCCACCGTTTGACCGCGAGTATCCCGAATAGGAAACATAATCCGGTCGCGAAAGCGATCATAGTACCCGGATTGTTCCTTCCGTTCGGCGATGAGGCCGATTTCCTTCAAGGTTGCGGGGTCGATGCGTTCGCTGCGGGCGAGTTTGACCAGCCAGTCGCCCATGGCGGGAGCGTAGCCCAGCCCAAACTGTCGCACGATTGGCCCAGCGAGCTTGCGTTCGCCCAAATAGAGGCGTGCTCCCTGGGCGAGTTCGGAGTCGAGTAGAACCTGTTGATAGTGGTTTGCGGCCCAGCGCATGGCTTCGAGCAGCCGAATGCGGCCATCTAATGCGGAGCGGTCATCATCGTCGAGGGAAATTCCGACTCGGCGGGCGAGAATAGCCCGAGCTTCGAGGAAATCGACCTTTTCGTAGCCCATGACAAAGGAGAAGACGTCGCCGAATGCACCACAGGCCCAACAGCGATAGCGTTGGCGGCGTGGATCGACGTCCAAAGACGGACGATGATCTTGATGGAATGGGCAGATCGCCTTGAATGATGCACCGGCGGGTGTTAAGTGGAGGTAATTCCCCACCACCGCGACGATGTCATT
This DNA window, taken from Tuwongella immobilis, encodes the following:
- the dnaG gene encoding DNA primase; translated protein: MADQRVALTRQVKDANDIVAVVGNYLHLTPAGASFKAICPFHQDHRPSLDVDPRRQRYRCWACGAFGDVFSFVMGYEKVDFLEARAILARRVGISLDDDDRSALDGRIRLLEAMRWAANHYQQVLLDSELAQGARLYLGERKLAGPIVRQFGLGYAPAMGDWLVKLARSERIDPATLKEIGLIAERKEQSGYYDRFRDRIMFPIRDTRGQTVGFGGRILPDSPYASRGPKYYNSAETPLFSKSELIYGLDHARQAGAAEGYLAVVEGYTDVLMAHQMGVPQVVATMGTALNLRHINQLRRFVPRVVLVFDADAGGMTGVDRALEIFISQDVELKIATLPDGMDPCDLLVAHGADPFKKALQESVDALDFKMNRLLSKEDDSIESTRRVVDAILGILALTPEVTGQSGRVKQELLITRIAHRLRLREETIWARLGELKDARRQREARLAEGAPVDPHGSASTITRSAGQSGGPAPMLERQLLEILLAEPSLVGIAAAQLPLEEMTHPGLRRLLEGLYALHAEGETPDLDALRPRLNHPALATKALELQDVGRTVNDRNAWLTRILAAFTERRTVQTKRQLRDQLAHTTDHQQALDLLKAVQARSKGTDSSSPRAT